One Mucilaginibacter ginkgonis genomic region harbors:
- a CDS encoding glycosyltransferase gives MQNTLQGKKTIVISGANLFSGGTLSIMQDCLNYLNDNLTDNYRIIALVHSASYYSGCYNIEFREFTHARDSYFQRLKLEYGYYKKLSKEIAPYLWFSLNDMSSSVTAERRAVYCHNPTPFKKLDFKDLRMEPSVFFFTLFYKYLYKINIHRNNYVVVQQNWIRDGFVRLFKLDAKKIIVSPPKVGNLSIHESDPGEFQKHGSETIFCFPALARPFKNIELIAAATQLLVQSGVTNFKVLLTIDGTENEYAKEIFSKYGQLRQLGFLGKLKREDVFKLYAASDCLIFPSTLETWGLPITEFKLFNKPILAANLPYAKETVSDYDKVCFFDPGEVQQLVEAMKGVIHNSITFDLTSKMKISLPFANGWKELFDLLLS, from the coding sequence ATGCAAAATACTCTTCAAGGAAAAAAGACTATTGTTATAAGTGGGGCTAATCTATTTAGTGGCGGCACACTATCCATAATGCAAGATTGCCTTAATTATCTTAATGATAATTTGACAGATAATTATAGAATAATTGCACTAGTGCACAGCGCCAGTTACTATAGCGGTTGCTATAATATTGAATTTCGAGAGTTTACACACGCGCGCGACAGCTATTTCCAACGTTTAAAACTAGAATACGGCTATTATAAAAAACTGTCCAAAGAGATAGCTCCGTATTTATGGTTCTCCTTAAATGACATGTCTTCGAGTGTTACGGCAGAAAGAAGAGCAGTATATTGTCATAATCCAACGCCCTTCAAAAAACTTGATTTTAAAGACTTAAGAATGGAGCCTTCTGTCTTTTTTTTCACGTTGTTTTACAAATACCTGTATAAAATAAATATCCATCGCAATAATTACGTTGTAGTACAGCAAAATTGGATCAGAGACGGCTTTGTCAGGCTTTTTAAGCTTGATGCAAAAAAAATAATCGTTTCGCCACCTAAAGTTGGGAATTTAAGCATCCATGAATCAGACCCCGGTGAATTCCAAAAGCACGGCTCAGAAACGATTTTCTGTTTTCCTGCTCTTGCAAGACCTTTTAAAAATATCGAACTTATTGCAGCTGCTACTCAACTTTTAGTACAAAGTGGTGTAACAAACTTTAAAGTATTACTTACAATTGATGGTACTGAAAATGAATATGCCAAAGAGATATTCTCTAAATATGGCCAACTAAGGCAATTAGGCTTTTTAGGGAAATTAAAAAGAGAGGATGTATTTAAGCTTTATGCGGCAAGTGATTGTTTGATTTTTCCATCTACTTTAGAAACCTGGGGCTTACCCATTACGGAATTTAAATTATTCAATAAGCCTATACTCGCGGCAAACCTACCATATGCTAAGGAAACGGTTAGTGACTACGATAAAGTTTGCTTTTTCGATCCCGGTGAAGTACAACAATTGGTAGAAGCTATGAAAGGTGTAATACATAACAGCATAACATTTGACTTAACAAGTAAAATGAAAATATCACTCCCCTTTGCAAACGGATGGAAAGAGTTATTTGATTTGCTATTGAGTTGA
- a CDS encoding acyltransferase family protein, whose protein sequence is MKAHRLEFLDSTRGLAALCVLLSHFIGAFNIPSSVTYLNSSIFHMFWNGAGAVSYFFVLSGFVLSFSHFKNIDAINNLNYPVYILKRFFRIYPAFLATLIISWLCVRYVFDISKLASLPEATEWIKLFWTEKKSVFQMLKEGLLIVRIPQEPEKRLINQDWTLTIELITSLLVPVLVLICKRGNLWLILAVGILLRVHTLNWIVDFSIGVIIAANIDVIKNYYKRTNLLLRVMFVLVAIVLFVSQFLFHLTATSADSLIKVANGMFLVYFISSERIQKVLAVKPLEFLGRISYSLYLCHFIFILVLAPILFNYLRAAFIVNDFATRGLALLSILSCTFLLSWLLYRFVEAPFIKASKKIFK, encoded by the coding sequence ATGAAAGCGCACAGATTAGAATTTCTGGATAGTACTAGGGGATTAGCCGCACTTTGCGTATTGCTTTCGCATTTTATAGGCGCCTTCAACATACCCTCATCTGTAACTTACTTAAATTCAAGTATATTTCACATGTTTTGGAATGGGGCGGGAGCTGTTTCTTATTTCTTTGTTTTAAGCGGTTTCGTCCTATCTTTTTCTCATTTTAAAAACATCGATGCTATTAACAACCTCAATTATCCTGTTTACATATTAAAAAGGTTTTTCAGAATTTATCCAGCTTTCCTGGCCACACTTATTATAAGTTGGCTTTGCGTCCGTTACGTTTTTGACATATCCAAACTTGCATCGCTACCCGAAGCGACAGAATGGATAAAATTGTTTTGGACTGAGAAAAAGTCAGTTTTTCAAATGTTAAAAGAAGGATTGTTGATAGTCAGGATTCCTCAAGAACCCGAAAAGCGTCTAATAAATCAAGACTGGACTCTTACTATCGAACTTATAACTTCATTGTTAGTCCCGGTTCTAGTTCTCATTTGTAAAAGGGGTAACCTTTGGCTGATATTGGCGGTAGGCATCTTACTAAGAGTGCACACGTTAAATTGGATAGTCGATTTTTCGATTGGGGTCATCATAGCCGCCAATATTGATGTAATAAAAAACTATTATAAAAGAACAAATTTGTTGCTTCGGGTCATGTTTGTGCTTGTTGCGATAGTTTTATTTGTTAGTCAATTTTTGTTCCATTTGACTGCTACATCTGCTGACTCGTTGATTAAGGTTGCCAACGGGATGTTCCTTGTCTATTTTATATCGTCAGAAAGAATCCAAAAAGTATTAGCTGTTAAGCCATTGGAATTTTTGGGCCGGATCTCTTATTCACTGTATCTGTGCCACTTCATTTTTATACTGGTTTTAGCGCCTATACTTTTCAATTATTTACGGGCCGCGTTTATCGTAAACGATTTTGCTACAAGAGGTTTAGCCTTGTTAAGCATTCTGTCTTGTACATTTTTATTATCATGGCTTTTATATCGTTTTGTAGAGGCTCCTTTTATTAAAGCGAGTAAAAAGATTTTTAAATAG
- a CDS encoding glycosyltransferase family protein has translation MGEKTVKVYVASNVGVDYFFFLCKTIERAGYDVTPLYLITEVNYRKLSKSSSFKKIWLRVQMYIFYPLYLIYKGLASAQNSIFVVSSNTFYAPLLLKKIVGFKKGVVIHMLYDLYPDAIEIAGVINVNSIASKTIGKITMLNQRKCDATVYLGEFLKEHAEKRWTNAKVSDVIDISTDLALYKNSFDNLQDNHKLIIHYGGQLGHLHDAVSIIECIKYISASDIADLVEFNFYVSGAQADMLRENLKEYPVKIISAVPSNQWREDIRFFHIGLVSLSPGGASVCLPSKTYGMMAGGMAIMAICPAWSDLASLVKRLDAGMIINNSPYKTKQDLHSDYRQNIVALRPIDEITRDFYNGLKSYLKDNALLTEKRTNAFYGIRENFNIDVLSKHWHKVIQDVTVK, from the coding sequence ATGGGTGAAAAGACAGTAAAAGTATATGTAGCTAGTAACGTCGGTGTTGATTATTTCTTCTTCTTATGCAAAACTATAGAGAGAGCTGGCTATGATGTAACACCATTATACCTTATTACTGAGGTTAATTATAGAAAGCTTTCAAAATCTTCAAGTTTTAAGAAGATATGGTTAAGGGTGCAGATGTATATCTTTTACCCTTTATATCTGATATACAAAGGATTAGCAAGTGCCCAAAATAGCATTTTCGTAGTTTCTAGCAATACATTTTATGCGCCTTTGCTGCTCAAAAAAATTGTGGGCTTTAAAAAAGGCGTAGTGATCCACATGTTATATGATTTATATCCGGATGCGATTGAGATTGCCGGTGTAATAAATGTGAACTCTATAGCATCCAAAACAATAGGTAAGATCACAATGCTAAATCAGCGAAAATGTGATGCCACTGTCTATTTAGGCGAATTCTTGAAAGAACATGCGGAAAAACGTTGGACTAACGCCAAAGTATCTGACGTAATTGACATTTCAACTGATCTGGCGTTATATAAAAATAGTTTTGACAATTTACAGGATAACCATAAACTTATTATTCATTATGGCGGTCAGTTAGGCCATCTTCATGATGCTGTTTCGATTATAGAATGTATAAAGTATATATCTGCATCTGACATAGCTGATTTGGTTGAATTTAACTTTTACGTAAGCGGCGCGCAGGCAGATATGCTTAGAGAAAACTTAAAAGAGTATCCTGTAAAAATTATTTCAGCTGTTCCAAGCAATCAGTGGAGAGAAGATATTCGCTTTTTTCATATTGGTTTAGTGTCGTTAAGCCCTGGTGGAGCAAGTGTTTGTTTGCCGAGTAAAACCTACGGCATGATGGCGGGTGGAATGGCTATAATGGCTATATGTCCGGCTTGGTCTGATCTTGCGTCTCTTGTAAAGCGCTTAGATGCAGGAATGATAATTAATAATTCGCCATATAAAACAAAACAAGATCTACACTCTGACTATAGGCAGAATATAGTTGCGCTTAGACCAATTGATGAAATTACCCGGGACTTTTACAACGGATTGAAAAGTTATTTGAAGGACAATGCTCTATTGACCGAGAAAAGAACAAATGCCTTTTATGGTATAAGAGAAAACTTCAATATTGATGTTTTAAGTAAACATTGGCATAAGGTCATTCAAGATGTTACCGTTAAATAG
- a CDS encoding NAD-dependent epimerase/dehydratase family protein, with protein MLPLNSVYISGITGFVGQNLKDYLSNIQVHSLPRDLDSALTNNEVQLHGTVIHLAGKAHDLRKASNPQEYYRVNFELTKKLYDAFLASEAKKFIFISSVKAAADTVKGTLTEEVTPDPKTDYGKSKVLAEQYIQNQPLPEGKAYYILRPCMIHGPGNKGNLNLLFNFVKKGIPYPLARFKNQRSFLSVENLCFIINELIQRSDVPSGVYQVADDEPLSTNEVISILSASINKRPKLWEVPVGMVTLLAKVGDLLDLSITSERLDKLTESYVVSNDKIQKMIGKKLPVTSREGLLKTISMFKSR; from the coding sequence ATGTTACCGTTAAATAGTGTATATATTTCAGGTATTACAGGTTTTGTTGGTCAAAACCTTAAAGATTACCTCTCTAACATCCAAGTACATTCTTTGCCAAGAGACTTGGATAGCGCTTTAACAAACAATGAAGTGCAGCTGCACGGTACGGTAATTCATCTGGCTGGCAAAGCGCATGATCTAAGAAAGGCTTCAAACCCACAAGAGTATTATAGAGTTAATTTTGAGCTCACAAAAAAACTTTACGATGCTTTCTTAGCTTCTGAAGCAAAAAAATTTATTTTTATAAGTTCTGTAAAAGCCGCTGCTGATACTGTTAAAGGTACACTGACAGAAGAGGTTACGCCTGATCCGAAAACGGATTACGGTAAATCTAAAGTTTTAGCAGAGCAATACATTCAAAATCAGCCATTACCGGAAGGAAAGGCTTACTACATATTACGCCCCTGCATGATTCATGGACCCGGTAATAAAGGAAATCTTAACTTACTTTTCAATTTTGTAAAGAAAGGAATTCCGTACCCTTTGGCAAGATTTAAAAATCAAAGATCTTTCCTTAGTGTAGAAAATCTATGTTTCATAATAAACGAGCTGATACAAAGGAGCGATGTGCCATCCGGGGTCTATCAGGTAGCAGATGATGAGCCACTTTCAACAAATGAAGTTATAAGTATCCTGTCTGCATCCATAAATAAACGGCCAAAACTTTGGGAAGTGCCTGTTGGCATGGTAACACTGCTAGCGAAAGTAGGAGATTTATTGGATTTGTCAATAACTTCAGAAAGATTAGATAAACTAACAGAAAGCTATGTTGTAAGCAATGATAAAATTCAGAAGATGATTGGTAAAAAACTACCTGTAACGTCTCGCGAGGGGCTTTTAAAAACTATTTCTATGTTTAAATCGCGGTAG
- a CDS encoding glycosyltransferase, whose product MKTFITKVLHKILSATNKLTIRAEGDKRALVSYVKFPFEPFNFKFFFDISHNRYLCSYVMCKVLKQLGYTVDLYDYQDTNINYNVDYALFIGHNINFSLIANKLPSSCKKIILTTGSSPMYDNQVLAKRELAVQQLKNTDDSFYEPIKNTEWAKKNFSAADYAFMIGNDTIRQTWPPIPKENVYFYNNLTNVTFQKKFNRTNNFLYLSSTGQLRRGLDIILEIFKDRKEKIYICGPYKEAAFLKHFSHELTSCPNIILKGFVDQTSADFASIIDDCTFGILPSVSEGQSGSVLTFISHGLLPVITPETGFVDIDKYGFSINRVDIPTITEVVSEAVKTSDSELAVKRENLYVEGSQFTTVHFQQTFTNFIKDITK is encoded by the coding sequence ATGAAAACATTTATCACAAAGGTGTTGCATAAGATATTGTCAGCAACAAATAAACTTACAATTAGAGCCGAAGGTGATAAAAGAGCATTAGTAAGCTACGTAAAGTTTCCCTTTGAACCATTCAACTTTAAATTTTTCTTTGATATTTCACATAACAGGTATCTATGCAGCTATGTGATGTGCAAGGTATTAAAGCAGTTAGGATACACAGTTGATCTATATGATTATCAAGACACAAATATTAATTACAATGTTGATTATGCACTCTTTATCGGTCATAATATAAATTTTAGCTTGATCGCAAATAAACTTCCGTCAAGTTGTAAAAAAATAATTCTTACCACGGGTTCAAGCCCAATGTATGATAATCAGGTATTGGCTAAAAGGGAACTAGCCGTTCAGCAACTTAAAAACACTGATGACTCATTTTATGAACCCATAAAAAATACGGAATGGGCAAAGAAAAATTTTAGCGCAGCTGATTATGCTTTTATGATAGGAAACGATACCATAAGGCAAACTTGGCCGCCGATACCAAAAGAAAACGTTTATTTTTATAACAATTTAACCAACGTTACCTTTCAGAAAAAATTCAACCGCACCAATAATTTTTTGTACTTATCTAGTACGGGACAGTTACGTCGCGGGTTAGACATAATCCTCGAAATTTTTAAAGACCGAAAAGAGAAGATATACATATGCGGTCCTTATAAGGAAGCAGCCTTTTTAAAGCACTTTTCGCATGAATTAACTTCTTGCCCCAATATTATCTTAAAAGGGTTTGTTGATCAAACGTCTGCAGATTTTGCATCTATTATTGATGACTGTACGTTCGGTATTTTGCCTTCAGTCTCAGAGGGGCAATCGGGGTCGGTCTTAACCTTTATTTCTCACGGCTTGTTGCCTGTGATAACACCAGAAACTGGTTTTGTTGACATTGACAAATATGGTTTCTCAATAAATCGGGTCGATATACCTACCATTACTGAAGTGGTATCCGAAGCAGTTAAAACTTCTGACAGTGAGCTAGCCGTTAAAAGAGAAAATCTGTATGTTGAAGGTTCGCAATTTACTACTGTACATTTCCAGCAGACGTTCACCAATTTTATAAAAGATATAACTAAATAA
- a CDS encoding glycosyltransferase family 2 protein: protein MPFFSVIIATYNSQKTLKRALDSIIEQTFTDFEIVIADGASKDDTMSIIKSFDPKYFGIILSEKDSGIYDAWNKGVNVARGEWICFLGSDDYFEKDAFKSYHNAITNSSTKLNYVSSKVCLVTTAGRQIGIIGKPWHKKTFKKYMTVAHVGSMHHRSLYSECGLYDTTYKSSGDYELLLRAGDNLKAGFLDKLTAFMEYGGTSAGLVGLKETYKAKIVSGKVPKFKAFIEHLDACARLIVRRFIYERK, encoded by the coding sequence ATGCCTTTTTTTTCAGTAATAATTGCTACTTACAACAGTCAAAAAACGCTGAAAAGAGCTTTAGACAGTATAATAGAACAAACTTTTACAGACTTTGAAATTGTGATTGCCGATGGTGCAAGTAAAGATGATACAATGTCTATTATAAAAAGTTTCGATCCCAAATACTTTGGAATTATATTATCAGAAAAAGACAGTGGCATCTATGACGCATGGAATAAAGGTGTTAATGTTGCAAGGGGTGAATGGATATGTTTTTTGGGGTCTGACGATTATTTTGAAAAAGATGCTTTTAAAAGTTATCATAATGCCATTACAAATTCATCAACTAAATTAAATTACGTTTCTTCTAAGGTTTGTTTAGTAACCACTGCAGGTAGGCAAATTGGTATAATCGGCAAGCCATGGCATAAAAAAACATTTAAGAAATACATGACCGTTGCACACGTTGGCTCAATGCATCATAGATCATTGTATAGTGAATGTGGGCTGTACGATACAACTTATAAAAGCAGCGGCGATTATGAGCTTTTATTGCGGGCCGGCGATAATCTTAAAGCCGGCTTTCTAGATAAGTTAACGGCTTTCATGGAATATGGAGGTACTAGTGCAGGCTTAGTAGGCCTTAAGGAAACTTACAAAGCCAAAATTGTCAGTGGTAAGGTGCCGAAATTTAAAGCCTTTATAGAGCACCTTGATGCATGTGCCCGCCTTATTGTAAGAAGATTTATTTATGAGCGTAAGTAA
- a CDS encoding NAD-dependent epimerase/dehydratase family protein — protein sequence MKKLLVTGSSGLIGSEVCIHFANIGWEIHGVDNNQRAIFFGPSGDTRWNQNRLKENISQFNHHELDIRDRNGVIQLISKIKPDAIVHTAAQPSHDRAAAIPFDDFDTNAVGTFNMLEATRRFSTSIPFVHLSTNKVYGDAPNEIKMVELEKRYDYDDPEYSYGISENFRIDQTKHSLFGASKVSADVSVQEYGRYFNMPTACLRGGCLTGPNHTGVELHGFLSYLVKCNLEEKQYTIFGYKGKQVRDNIHSYDVARFIEEFINAPRVAEVYNLGGGKDNTCSILEAFDLISNISGKQMNYKYDETNRIGDHICYYSDLRKMQAHYPNWGITKSLKETFEEIHQSWVKRQ from the coding sequence ATGAAGAAATTACTTGTTACGGGCTCATCTGGCCTAATAGGTTCAGAGGTTTGTATACATTTTGCGAATATCGGTTGGGAAATCCATGGTGTAGACAATAACCAGCGTGCAATTTTTTTCGGGCCTAGCGGTGATACTCGTTGGAATCAAAATAGGTTAAAAGAAAATATAAGCCAATTTAACCACCACGAGCTTGACATTCGCGACCGTAACGGGGTTATACAGTTGATTAGTAAAATTAAGCCAGATGCTATCGTGCACACTGCTGCTCAGCCTAGCCATGACAGAGCCGCAGCCATTCCTTTTGATGATTTTGATACTAATGCAGTTGGAACATTTAATATGCTGGAAGCTACGAGGCGGTTTAGTACTTCAATTCCATTTGTTCACTTATCAACTAATAAAGTTTATGGAGATGCACCGAATGAAATTAAAATGGTGGAACTCGAAAAAAGATATGATTATGATGATCCGGAATATTCATATGGTATTTCGGAAAATTTCCGCATCGATCAAACTAAGCATTCTCTTTTTGGTGCTTCCAAGGTATCTGCAGACGTTTCTGTACAAGAGTATGGCAGATACTTCAATATGCCGACCGCTTGTCTGAGAGGCGGGTGTTTAACCGGTCCAAATCATACAGGTGTTGAACTTCATGGATTTTTGAGCTATCTGGTAAAATGTAATCTTGAAGAAAAACAATACACCATATTTGGTTATAAGGGTAAGCAGGTGAGAGATAACATACACTCTTACGATGTTGCCAGATTTATTGAGGAGTTTATAAATGCTCCAAGAGTTGCAGAAGTATATAATTTAGGTGGTGGAAAAGACAATACATGTTCAATTTTAGAAGCCTTTGACCTCATATCGAATATTAGCGGAAAGCAGATGAATTATAAATACGATGAAACTAATCGTATTGGTGATCATATTTGCTATTACAGCGATTTAAGAAAAATGCAAGCACATTACCCAAATTGGGGTATAACAAAATCACTTAAAGAAACTTTTGAAGAAATTCATCAATCATGGGTGAAAAGACAGTAA
- a CDS encoding SLBB domain-containing protein, giving the protein MGYKLGTHIFAIRLERHNFEILDLLIFDLKLYMTKKFYKAIKFVALICFLILSHLAFSQTTDLSKVKVDDLTDTQIRQIISRAASVGYTSDEQIAQVAISQGLNRAEAQKLTDRINKIKKQDATSNKNLPADNSGDDRSRSYNEFTDTLNSDTSKISRRNLETKRKDQLRDALGNLIPKIFGQDLFKNNGRNTFEPNLRIATPKNYVVGPDDVLLIDITGDNEVSYKPKVSPDGTIAIQYAGLISVGGLTVEAASSKIRAALAKTYPGIRSGRTSVSINLGNIRSIKVNIVGEVTRPGSYTLSSLSTVFNALYASGGPNDNGSLRSIQVVRNSKIIAIVDVYDFLLNGVQKNIRLQDQDVINIPVYKTRIEMNGEFKRPALYEITLAETLQDAINFAGGFTSAAYTAGLKILQSTGRERKIVDIAANRFRDYHPLNGDKVIAEQILERYENRVSIEGAVFRPGKYELDKGFTLKQLILKADGLKEDAFLNRGYINRLNADNTPSLITFDVRRAVSGADPDIVLQREDQVIISSIFDLRDEYTVNIQGQVRAPGQFKFREGMNLENLIQEAGGFQQGATPSRIEIARRVQNSDPLSKNSPTAQIFTVSVDKDLRLVGAPFILQPFDIVSIRSAEGFQRQKSVLIQGEVLYPGNYAVKSNNDKILNILQRAGGLTVSAFPEGASLRRRNRAGNSGNGRDIDTAQIELDKTKNLKRLALAQRLKDTTGVSSEDIAVQKSDYIGMNLVKILRDSTSRENLLVEDGDIITVPRQFQTVSVTGSVLRPTNIVYAPGKTMQEYINEAGGFTDNANKRGAYVVYPNGSVKATKKLLFFYNYPGVKPGSEIFVPKSAPKVPLGIQGIIGISTALASLAVIVITLFKK; this is encoded by the coding sequence TTGGGTTATAAGTTGGGGACTCATATCTTTGCTATCAGGTTGGAGCGACATAATTTTGAAATTCTAGATCTCTTAATCTTTGATCTTAAATTATATATGACAAAAAAGTTTTACAAAGCCATAAAATTTGTTGCTTTAATTTGCTTCCTTATTCTCTCTCATCTAGCATTTTCTCAAACAACAGATTTATCAAAAGTAAAAGTAGATGATCTTACCGATACCCAAATTAGGCAAATAATTTCGCGGGCAGCGTCTGTAGGATATACCTCTGATGAACAAATTGCGCAGGTGGCCATAAGCCAGGGACTAAACAGGGCAGAGGCGCAAAAATTAACTGACCGCATTAATAAAATCAAAAAACAAGATGCGACGTCTAATAAAAATTTACCAGCAGATAATTCTGGCGATGACCGTAGCCGTTCTTATAATGAATTCACTGATACGCTTAATTCTGACACTTCTAAGATCTCCCGTAGAAATCTAGAAACTAAAAGGAAAGACCAGCTACGAGATGCACTTGGTAATTTAATACCAAAGATATTTGGCCAGGATTTATTCAAAAATAACGGTCGCAATACTTTTGAACCCAATTTGCGAATTGCAACACCAAAAAATTATGTTGTTGGGCCGGATGATGTACTTCTTATAGATATAACCGGCGACAACGAGGTTAGTTACAAACCAAAAGTATCACCTGACGGTACCATAGCGATTCAATATGCCGGCTTAATATCTGTCGGCGGTTTAACAGTGGAAGCGGCCAGTTCTAAGATACGTGCTGCATTAGCAAAAACTTATCCGGGAATAAGAAGTGGCAGAACAAGTGTTTCCATTAATCTTGGTAATATAAGAAGCATCAAAGTTAATATAGTTGGTGAAGTTACAAGGCCGGGCTCTTATACCTTGTCTTCTTTATCGACGGTATTTAATGCCCTATATGCATCCGGCGGACCAAACGATAACGGTTCACTTAGAAGTATACAAGTTGTAAGAAATAGCAAAATTATAGCAATTGTAGACGTTTACGATTTTCTTCTTAACGGCGTTCAAAAAAATATCAGGCTGCAGGATCAGGATGTAATTAATATTCCGGTTTATAAAACTCGCATCGAAATGAACGGCGAATTTAAAAGACCGGCGCTTTATGAAATAACGTTAGCAGAGACGCTTCAGGACGCAATAAATTTTGCAGGAGGCTTCACAAGTGCGGCTTATACAGCAGGTCTTAAGATATTACAAAGCACTGGCAGAGAACGTAAAATTGTAGATATTGCCGCTAACAGGTTTAGAGATTATCATCCACTTAATGGAGATAAAGTTATTGCAGAGCAAATACTAGAGCGATATGAAAATCGAGTGTCGATAGAAGGAGCTGTTTTTAGGCCCGGTAAGTATGAACTTGACAAAGGGTTTACATTAAAACAACTGATTTTAAAAGCAGACGGATTAAAGGAAGATGCGTTTTTAAATCGGGGTTATATCAACAGGCTCAACGCTGATAATACACCTTCGCTTATAACTTTTGACGTACGGCGCGCAGTGAGCGGTGCCGATCCGGATATTGTGTTACAACGTGAAGACCAAGTAATCATTTCTTCTATTTTTGATCTGCGAGATGAGTATACTGTCAATATCCAGGGACAAGTACGCGCGCCGGGCCAGTTTAAATTTCGAGAAGGTATGAATCTTGAAAACCTTATACAGGAAGCAGGTGGGTTTCAACAAGGGGCAACGCCAAGCCGTATTGAGATTGCCAGACGCGTGCAAAATAGCGACCCACTTTCTAAAAATTCGCCAACCGCCCAAATATTTACGGTTAGTGTGGATAAGGATTTAAGACTAGTTGGAGCCCCTTTTATTTTGCAACCGTTTGATATTGTGTCGATACGTAGCGCTGAAGGCTTCCAGCGTCAAAAATCAGTACTGATACAAGGCGAGGTACTGTACCCGGGCAATTACGCCGTTAAATCAAATAACGACAAGATTCTTAATATTCTGCAACGTGCAGGAGGGCTAACTGTATCTGCGTTTCCTGAGGGAGCATCTTTAAGAAGGCGCAACCGCGCTGGCAACTCGGGTAATGGAAGAGATATCGACACTGCCCAAATAGAGTTAGACAAAACTAAAAATCTTAAAAGGCTAGCATTGGCACAAAGACTAAAAGATACTACGGGAGTTAGCAGTGAAGATATAGCCGTTCAGAAAAGCGATTATATTGGCATGAACCTGGTTAAAATATTAAGAGATTCTACATCGAGAGAAAATTTATTAGTAGAAGACGGCGATATTATAACAGTTCCACGTCAATTTCAAACAGTGAGCGTTACGGGATCTGTGTTAAGACCAACAAACATTGTATACGCGCCCGGAAAAACCATGCAGGAATATATAAATGAGGCCGGTGGTTTTACGGACAACGCAAATAAAAGAGGCGCTTATGTGGTATATCCAAACGGATCTGTTAAAGCCACTAAGAAATTGTTATTCTTCTATAATTATCCAGGTGTAAAACCAGGGTCGGAGATATTTGTGCCCAAAAGTGCGCCTAAAGTACCCCTCGGCATACAAGGCATTATTGGTATATCAACGGCGTTAGCATCACTTGCGGTAATAGTCATTACTCTTTTTAAAAAGTAA